ACATATTATAGTGTTTatagtagggatgcaccgaatccAGATTTTTGGGGTTCTGCCAAATACCGAATCCACTGGTTAAGATTCTGCCGAACCCAAAACCGAATACCGAATCCTACTCCCATCCTCAGACCATTAacacaataaacacattaaTGAAGTAAACAACGTCCACAGcagtgtatttttcattttattttattttaactgaaaaaaaaattaaaaaaagaataggcAACATTATGCCAGGATCCAATCAATATCCAAAATATTAGCCTTTTAGATTTATAATCCCATAAAGTAGGCTACCCCCAAGTAAAACCAAAACCTTTCAATAAAAGTGCAACACTGcaaagaaaagtttttttttttttttttaaatcagaatgAAATCTGAAATTAACGTTATTGAACATTTACTCAAACATGGATAGTAGGCGATTGTTTCGTTTATAACAGTATAGGCTGCGATTAGAACAGTAGCCAAATATTACGAAAAATTGTTGGCCTGATATAATTAAACATCTAACCTTTCACATGAAATGAGAATTTCCTTTCAGGAAAACAAGACGCTCGGCATTAACGGCTGACAGCCGGTTGCGAGTGTGGGAACGAATGTCCCCAGCAGTACTGAAAAGTCTTTCACTGGGCACAGAGGTTGGTGGCGCACAAAGGTACATTTTTGCAGTTTTCGCCAGCAGTGGAAATCGCTGCTGGTTTGTCTTCCACCACTGAAGAGGATCCTCTCTAAGAGGAATCAGAGGCTCGCTGAAAAAAACGCTCATCTCCGCGTCAGCACCCGGTGTGACTGCCTCAGTATTGCTGCGGTACAGATCGTCCCAGCCGCTCCAGATTCCTGAACAGTGTCGTTTAGCGCAAACATTCGGACCTTGTTCCTCCTCAGCCTGTTTAGTTGCTGTAGTAGTAGGCCTAGCAGATGCGTCTTGATCTGATTCAGATAAACGGGATACAGCCTCCTGCACAAGCAACTTTGATCGACACTGTTCTGTGTCACTCACCCAAAATTTCGCCTTGTATCTGGGATCCAGACTTGTTGCCACAACGAAGTGGCTATTCTGCTCGCTTCCCTCAAATCTATCCTGCAGAGATTTCAGCAAGCGAGTTTTCATCTGCTTGATTCCATGATCGTCTGTTTTGTTGTGGACATAGCGCTTCAGCATCATCACAGCTGGCAGAACAGTGGATATACACGCATTTTCTGCGCTTATTTCTCGTCAACTCCTCAAAGGGTCTGAGCACCTTGAGAACATCCTCCATTAGAGTCCACCTCTGTGCATGAATATGTTGCATACCATCTGTCTCAGACAAGTAGAGGTTTATGGCACGTTTCTGTTCTGTTAAACGATCGAACATCAGATATGTCGAATTCCATCGCGTTGACACGTCCTGGATTAAATGGTGATTTGGCAGCCCCGACTCCTGCTGAAGAGCAGAAAGCCTTGATTTAGCACTTGAAGAGTGCTTAAAGTGACCAACAGTTTTCCTGGCCAGTGCGATCATGTCAGAAACACTTTGCTGTGATAAAAGACTGTCGTGGATGCACAACTGGAGCGTGTGCGCAAAACAGCCAACACTTGGAACCCCTGCCAAGCATTGTCCCTCAAGACCAGGTGACACTTGTTAACAGGTATGTCCCACGCTCTGATAATTTCTTGCAGTGCATCTGCAATGTTTAATGCGGTGTGCCTTCCATCAAATGCTTCACATCGAAGAATAGCATGTGTGCGCTTAAAATCATCATCAATCCAATGTGAGGTCACACTGATGTAGGACTGTGTAGTGTACTCACAAGTCCATATGTCGCATGTAAATGCAAAAGCATGTGCTTCGGCAACGTGTGCTTGTATGCGGGAAGTGATGGACTCGTGCATTTCAGGGATGATTTTATCAGCAAAAAGCGCCTGGAGGGGATTTTGTAACGTGGCTCAAGCAGATGGAGTAGCTCGTTGAATCCAGTATCTTCCACTATGCTATAGGGCTGCAAGTCAATGGCTATCATTTTCCCAATTGCTGCATGAATGGCTCACTGAGGCCCACTGTTTGTTTGGTGTAGGGCTAGCAAAGCTGCTAATGGTCGTCTGGTTAACACAAGTTTTTAGCTGTGACTGTCCTTCCTTTGCCATACCTGAAGTTGCTGCATTTTGGCTGCTGTCTGTAGATTCCTTCATGCACAACTTGTATTCTTTCGGATGTTTAATACGCAAATGTTTTAACAGCGGCGATGTTGTGTATTGTTTGGGGTCCTTGCCACCACGAGACAAATCGGCATTGCAAATTGAACATGTAGCTCGACTTGAATCGCCTTCTTTCAACTGAAAGTACTGCCAAACAACACTTTTTCTGCTCACAAGTTCCATTTTCACTTTCTCACATATACTGCATTCGAACGGTCCACCTTAAACACCTTCCCGTACTCAACGGCGGCGTGACGTTGACCAGTGTAGCGCGCTTAATGCAAGGTAAGGGTtcggtggattttttttttaaggttcgGCAGAAACCGAACCCCGTCAAAAAGTCCAATATTCGGCCGAATCCTggattcggtgcatccctagtttatAGAGTTTAATAGTATATATGCAAGTTTGTGTGCATGTCGCATTTAGTTCAGCAATTCTGCGTCTTCGGTGTTGGTGTCTGTTTGTCTTGATTGCCAGGGGTTAAACCCTGGTCGACGCTGTCTTTGGCTGCTGGTCCACCACCTCTCCACTGCCAGTCCAGCATCAAAATGCTTAAGAGCTGGGCCTTccactgataaaaacatcagtcGCTGGAGCTGGTCTGGGTTCAGGCTGGTCCTCCAATCAGACTTTACTCGTTTGCATGGTGGAGaatcctctctcacacactgcAGTGTTGACTGGTAGGACAAGGTAGACATTCATCAGAGGCACCAGATTCTTGAACCGTGTACGCCTTTCCTCTGAAAAGCATGACATTAAGCTGTGAGTTTATCAGTACAGGGCTGTTtgtcaaaatatttcatttcataacATGAACCGAAAAGGGTCAATGTTCATCCTGAAATGTTCCTGTTACATACACAGAATATAAGGATTCAGTATTCAATATTCATTCATGTCACTACAATATTACACACACCTGACATCAGGATGTTCATAAATGTGTCCCTCATAGGGACAGATGATCTGCCCTGAGCAAAAGCTTTGTAAGTCTGGATGTCTGACACAACATCCTCAGTGCAAATTCCCTACCTAGACAGAAGACCACTGAAGTGCTCTGTTAGTGACCTGACATCCTCCTGTCCACTCTCCCTGAACTGCATGCATGCACTGAGGTCTGATTTCTCACATTTGGGCCAGACAGATGGATCGAACTCCCCTAAAACGGCTGGCAGGACTGTCCCTTTCTAGGTCCTTTATTCTCTCCTCTAAATGTGAGATGACATCTGTTTGGAtcataacaaaattaattttcagaacaacaaatatatttttaatgaaatccaagaggtttctgtccctccataGAGAGCCACTGCAACTTAAACATCCAAGGCCCAGAATGCTaggaaagacatcattaaagtaATCCATGTGACTCCAGTGGTTTAATCTCAATTTTACGAAGTGATGCAAGTGCATTGTTGGCTTGCTAAGGAGGGACAGAAAACtcagatttcaaataaaaatgtcttcatttgtgttccaaataAGAATGAAGGTCTTAAGAGTGTGGAAcatcagggtgagtaattaatgaccgaattttcatttttgggtgaactaactcttTAATGCATAAAGAAGGCTAATGTGCATAATTCTACATAATACTTAATTTCTTACCTATCACTTTTACCCTCTCTTCCTTCAAGGCTGGTGGTGATGCACCAGGAAACTTCACTCCTTTGTATTCCCCAGTTTTTGTCACTGCATCATAAACACAACTCATGTGTGGGCCCATTTCTGCTTTTAGGGCAGTCATGTTCCAGAAGCATTTTTCAGTGCTCTCGATAGCTTGACAGATAGTGGTTGTGTCTTTCTGGATCTCTTTGCTTAACTCTgttagctggtccagtgtgtCACACATGAAGTGTAGGAACAAGACATTGTTGATGTTATGCAAATAGTTTGTTACTTGCTTTGCCCGTCCCACAGCTGTTGATTGTTGATTTTGGTTTCCTTTCCACACTCAGCAGGTCTTCAAAATGGGCCACAAAGATGTGGTAACTGTCACATAAAatctacaaaaacaaacaacaacaaaataaggTCCATGTGCCTGAACTCATTTCCATTAAAATTTGATTGACACGGCTGAGAAGGATTCATCACTCACCTTTGTTGCACGATGCACATATGGCAGCCATCGAGCTCCATGCAGGTTAGATGGCTTAAGTACCTTCTCCTCCAGAGCCTCAGCGATAAGGCGGAGCTCTCTGAGGGCTTTGGGGGAGTAGTGGTACTGCTCATAGATCTGCCTCAAGGTGCTCTGAAGTTTCGCCATGTTGCAGTCTTCTTTAATTGCTTTCAAAACACCAAGCTCCAACCGATGAGCAACACAGTGTATTGCTATAAGGTGAGGGATGTCCTTCAAAAGTTGGGCTGACACACCATTCCTGCATCCTACATTGACAGCTGCTCCATCACTGCCAAATCCAACCAGCTTGTGCCTCCAGTCAGAAATATCTGCTTCTTCAAAAGCTTTGTaagaaaacaggaaaaaagAGACAACATTTTCTAACTAAGTGCAAAAAAAGATCCAGCCTGGTGATAGAGGCAGTTAAGTTAAAATGACACCCATACAACATTACCTGTGTAAATGGCATGCAGAATTCCAGCAGCGGTTCCCTGTTTTACATCTTGAATAGAGAGAAAGACATTTACTGGCCCTTCTTCACCCAGAAAGCGGACATAGATGAGCTCATTTTCGATTGTGCCTGCATCAGTTGCCCCATCAATCATAATGGAGAAATACTTCTTTAAAGTCTCCATTAGTTTTTCCCTCTCCATGTCATATATGATGCTTATGAAGCTgttaaaagaacaaacaaaaaatagcaGTTTACAGTTGTGGGTGATGAAGGCAATACATACTGAGCACATGCTTTGTCAGAATCATAGCAGTCTGGAAGTTTTCCACCTGTTTTTGGATGAGCCCATGTAGAGAGGGGAACAGACTGAAAGGTAACTCCTCCTTTGCAATGTAGTAGGCTGTGTACATCACATTCTTCATTTTTTCAAACAAAGCCTGCTCCATTTTTTGCACTCCTTGAACAACAGCTGGTACTGGTGCATTAGGTTCTTTTACCCTCTGTGCAGCACTACAGGACTGGTGGTGTTTGCTTTTGTCATGGGCCAGAAGTGTATCATGCCTGAAGGCATCTGTCCCCTTGACTAATGAAGATGAGCTGTAATAGAGTAATACTTTTCACTTTCCTAACCTCCTCTCAAACTCTCCACCTCATTTGGCAGGGGAGTGTAAAAACATGCACAAATGCAAAAGTTACTACCCATGAGTCCttttgattacacacacacaattatgtatctttaaaaattttacagtatacattttaaaaattaaggcTCACTATTcagacagttatttttaagtaataaaaatagGCCCAAGTGAACAATAgcctttaaaataacttaaaatatgaattaacatCGTGCAAGTCGTATTGAAGAGGTCGCCAGCAGTCTTTGTTACACTTTACATCACAATCAAAtccttatttaatattttctaaacTGCATTTAAGAGGTCCTATCACTCTCACGCTCCTAtcctttttttattgtattgatTACAGTGACTATTTCTTGAACATCGCAACGTGTACAACATCAAAACATGCAAATTCGAAGTGGGTTGGATTTCAATTCTGAAACTGTGAAAGACGGCGAGACACCGCTGTATACTACTACTTGTTCATCGGATTACATAATTTAGTAGTACGTGTGAATAAAATGATTCTGTCTAATTTATGTGTGACAATGTGTGTACACATATATCGTTAGGACCCATGGGATTGCATTTTCCATGACTGAAGTGTACGATGACAGAAGTTATTAAATTACTAACAATAGacgttttattataaaattggTCAGATATTGAAGCTAGATTTCTAAATCCTTTAATGAATCACTTACTTGTCAGCCAAATTAGGATGCATCCGACAGGCCGTGCAAAACATCACTCCATCCTTGTCCTTATAGCGCACCCAGTCAAATTCATCCCTCCACGAATTGATAaatttccttttcctttttttttcataatccGTGTTAGACTCTGTGGTCCTTTTTTTTGCGTTTGATGCTTTACCAGGCCCTTGACCGGGCTGCGGAGGCTTGAGAAACATCGCTTTTTAGGAAATTAAAACTACGCGCTTAGCTGTTGCTGCCTGAGGTAAAAATACAattggattctgattggtcaagtTCGCTTCCAATCGCTGATCTAGTTTCCGCTGCGGCAGCTTGAATTTTGTTACTGACTATAACGAAGGCTATATCACAAATATAGGCagatattattgtttttgacattttcaaaTTACTTGTCCAATCGGGCAAGTAAATTTTTCTTTCACTTGCCCGTCCATTACATTCACTTGTCCCGGACAAGTGTTAATGTCGagcactgtgtatatatatatatatatatatatacacatatatatatatatatatatatgtatatatatacacacactgttagcgatttcctgtatttttacagtaacttactggcagcAAGTTACTGTATTATGATTTACAGTAACTGAACTGTAATTCACTTTACAGTACACAAAACCGGTGCTGTGAAACTagaaaacagtattttactgtatttttagtgtgttttgtaataaaatgcatttctgctttaatttattatacGGTATTGTACTGTAATATCAATATTGATGCATTACTGTTAAATATTAATGCCATTTCATATTAATCCTCTTTAAGTCCTCTTGCTGTCTGTGAGTGTCTGAGTTTGTGTGAGTAAATGTTTCTGTACAAATGTGTCTGTGGGAatatgagtgtgtatgtgtgtaccaGTGAAGGGAACTTACGGAGGTACAATGTCCTCAAGGGAgaactgaaaatgaacaaacaacaacaaaaacaagaacaacaaaTGTCCCACTAAAAGTGCTGGCAAGCAAGATTCAGTTTGAGGTTCTCCACTCATATTCTATCAAGGACCGAATGAAGCGGTTTACGTGAGGGTTGATGGCTGTGACCTTCCTCTGTACGTCTTTCTTGGTCCTCTTGCTGACTCCCTGTCTGGCAGTACACTTCACCCTCTTTCTGGTATTTTCGTCTTCAGGATTTATTCTGACCAGAAGCCTGTTAACGATCATAtcagtaaataaatatgctttaaaaaaattcaacaaAGAAAGATGGTAACACTTTCTAAGAAGCCCATGCTCATAATGAATTATATTATGAGCCCcatttatacttatttataaGCAAGTATTGATatgctataaatatatttataaagacaCATTATAAGAAgctatatttatattacttttataattaCTTGTAAGTGATGCATTTGCTTTTTCAATGTGCATGCTCATAATCCATTATTAGTCTTTTTTATAGCTTccaataatgtatttataagCCAGCGAATCTGTGTTTTTGGTATGGATGTGGTGTGTACTTTATGTTGTGGAACAAAACGCCAAAGTGTTGTCAAGTTATGTTTACCACATGCTAACTAACtcttttttgtttagtgatagttgttcatgagtcccttgtttgtcctgaacagttaaactgcctgctattcttcagaaaaatccttcaggtcccaTAAATtatttggttttccagcatttttgtatatttgaaccctttccaacaatgactgtattattttgagatccatcttttcacaccgaggacaactgagggactcatatgcaacattacagaaggttcaaacactctctgatgctccagaaggaaaagcTCTTACTCAGTGGTTGCACACCTTGTTTAATTACAATAGCAATGGAAACGAATCAGGTTTTGTTACAGCGTTTACTTTTCGATAATCAGTACAAAATCTGAATGATCCATCAGATTTATTCACCAACAACGACAGAGACGCCCAACTAGAAAAAGAAGGTTCAGCGATATCGTTTTTCAACATATAATCAATTTCGTTTTCTAgttgtttctttttattcacAGATACTCGATAAAAACGCTGACGAATTGGAACCGAATCTCCCACATCAATGTCGTGTTCAATCAGACTTGTACGAGACGGAGTATCGGGAAACAGTGTAAcatattcaaaaatcaaattaatcaaatcagTGCGCTGCACTTCTGTTAAGTGACTAAATCGATCATGTAAAGAACTTAACGCTTCTGAATTGTGTAAACGACCCTGAAGAATAGAATCTCCAGGATCAATCTCCTCATGGTCCCCACTGATCACAATTGACAATCCAGTATCGTCATCACCGGCAAAAGAACCTGTAAGCAAAACAGGTTTAATACAAGAATCAGATGTATCAACTTTGtcttcaatatttattttaggatCCCCAGCATCTTCAGAACCATAAAAAGGCTTTAACAAATTTACATGACACACTCTAGTCTTCTTTCGCCGATCTGGCGTAGTGATTAAATAATTCAGGTCAGAAATTTTACGAGCAACAGTATATGGACCTGCAAATATGGCCTGAAATGGTGAACCAACAATAGTAAACAAAACAAGGACCTGACTGAAATGAATGCAATTCTGTACGACGATCAAAGAGCCGTTTCATTCGATCTTGTGCTTTACTCAAAGATGCTTTTGCCAATTGACAGGATTCAAAAATTCGTCTGCGAAAATCACTCAcatatgataaaatatttttgggtgGATAAAATTTTTTCCAATCTGCAGACAAAACAGCTAGGGGACCACGCACATCATGACCAAAAACAAGGTCATTGGGACTAAACCCGGTACTCTCCTGAGCGGCTTCCCGAGCTGACATCATTAACCACGGTAACCCAGCTTCCCAATCCCTATCCATCTGAACACAGTACGATTTCaataaagattttaatgtttGGTGAAATCTTTCCAGTGCTCCCTGACTTTGGGCATGATAGGCGCTAGATAGATTATGTTGAATATGAAGCCGTTTCAAAACTTGACCAAACAAGTTGGAAGTAAAATTACTCCCCTGATCAGACTGAATAATTCGAGGTATTCCAAACACTGAGATAAACTGAGTTAGTGCTTTTACAACCAACTTTGCAGTTAAAGAACGTAATGGGTACACAGCTGGATATCTAGTCGCTTGACACATAACCGTGAGCAAATATTAATTTCCCATTTTTGACCGGGGCAATGGCCCGACACAGTCCACAATAAGATGCTCAAACGGTTGACTAATAGCAGGAATTGGATAGAGAGGAGCCGGTTTTATAGACTGGTTTGGCTTTCCAGTAAGCTGACATGTTTGACAAGACTTAATATACTTAGATATATCACGTTTCAATTTTGGCCAATAGAAACGTTTCAAAAGCAACTTGTATGTCTTTTTCACTCCCAAATGTCCAGATGCATCATGCGCCGTTTGTAAAACAAGTTGACGGAGAGACTGAGGTACTACAATTTGTAGCACAGGATCACCAATTACAAATTCTCCATGCGGCACCCATTTTCGAACCAACACATCTTCCTCTAGATAATATCCAGAAGGAAGGTTAACAATTGTAACATAAGGGACAACTCGGTCAAACAACTCAGTAAGAGTAACATCAGCTTTTTGTTCTTTAATCAAATCACCACGTGACACCGATAAGATGGAAGGGATGTCCAAAGTTTCACTCCCCATCCTTTTAGGTCTAGATTTCACCTCAGATTGTATCTTACTCATAGACCGTGTTATCACGCATGACGGAAACACATCTGAGGGACAGGTAAAATTTTCATCAGTCATCTCAGAAATCGACACAGATGGTGTAACCACCAAATTTGGTAAAACATCCTGCCAAACTCGTTCACCAGCCAAATTATTTCCCAAGATTACCTGTACTCCTTCCACAGGCAAACAGGAACGCACAGCAACCTCCACTTCTCCCTGGATCAAATCAGAACGCAAAATGATTTTATGTAGGGGAACAGATATCACATTCAGACCAATGCCCCTAATCAACACATCATTTCCAGTGTAAGAGTCAtttgaaaaagacaaaatagACTCTAGAACAAAAGTTTCTGACGACCCTGTGTCACAGAGAATTTTTACTGGTACATCTTCCGTAGAATTAACCAGTCTCACGAAACCATCTGTGACAAATGGAGAGAATGTTGAAACACATTCCGAACAATTCTTCTGCACATTATTCACTTCTGAAGCGCTCACAGCCAAAACAACAGGTTTCACTGAGAACTTAGACTTAGTTTTAGCAACATCTCTTGCTTTCAACAACGGACACTCATTCTTCCAGTGACCAAACCCATGACAATAATTACACACGTTTGCCTTCTCTTTTTCTCCAAAGACAAAACGTTGTTTGTCAGGTGAAGCACGCAAAATTTTGGAAGACCTACTAGGATCATACCCTGATTCTCTCTGAAAATTTTCTCCAACATTTTTATAACCAAAAGCGGTTTTATGAATCAGAGAAAATTCATCAGCCATAACTGCCGCTTCGTATGCAGTGTCAGGTTTACGCTCACTAATATAATGTTGCTACACGCTGTGAAACAGAATTTTAACTTGTTCAAGCAACATCAACTCCTTCAAATCAGCTAACGTTTTACATCGGAGGCTGTACACCAACGATTAAAATACACTGAAATATCATGTACAAACTCAACATGCGTTTGTCTATCAGTTTTCTTCCAGGACCTAAATTGTCTATAGGCCTCTGGGACCAATTCGTATGCCCTCAACACTGCATTCTTAACAGTCAAATAATCTGTAGCATCTTCCACACTAAGAGACGAATAGGCTTCTTGAGCTTTTCCTGTAAAAACAGACTGCAACATAAACGTACGCTCTCCATCTGGCCAAGTACGTGCATCTGCCACACGttcaaataacaaaaagaaaCGTTCAACATCTTTTTCGTCAAATCTAGGGATCAGTCTCATATTAGTCACTACATCAAATTTACACGAAACCAAATCACACTCTACACCTCCAGTTAACGGCATTTTACCATCTCTTATTAGATCTAAACGATAGCGTTCAAGAtcaagttgttgttgttgtaattgAACCTTAGACATCTCAACACGATTTTGCGCTTCTAACAATTTCTCTCATCTCAGTTTGAATTAATAacaattgtttttgttgttcaaaTGTTAGATGAGACGTTGTGGATGTCGTATTAACACCTTGTGATTCACCTTCCAGAGAATGAGACTCTAAAACACCACGCTCGATTAACTCCATTTTTACCAAGACTTTAAGATTATCTTTTAAACGTTTATCTTGGCTTACCAAGTTAATTTTATAATGACCTGCAAGTTCTACTAGTTGATCCTTAGTCAAATCGTTTAACAAATCTTGAGACGGAGCACTAATAAATTCCTCAACCTTTGAGGCCATTGTGAAAGACAAAAGTATGGCTACTTAATtttctcaaaaatatttgagGGGTAGAAATTAGATAAGCAATTCCCTCTAACTAAATTTCAAAACTATCTAAACTCATCCCTAATCTTCATACAGTTACTTGCAGTGGGTTTTTATACACTGTAAACCAGCGTTTAAAATAGCGACCGAT
The sequence above is drawn from the Onychostoma macrolepis isolate SWU-2019 chromosome 04, ASM1243209v1, whole genome shotgun sequence genome and encodes:
- the LOC131539387 gene encoding uncharacterized protein LOC131539387, which encodes MADEFSLIHKTAFGYKNVGENFQRESGYDPSRSSKILRASPDKQRFVFGEKEKANVCNYCHGFGHWKNECPLLKARDVAKTKSKFSVKPVVLAVSASEVNNVQKNCSECVSTFSPFVTDGFVRLVNSTEDVPVKILCDTGSSETFVLESILSFSNDSYTGNDVLIRGIGLNVISVPLHKIILRSDLIQGEVEVAVRSCLPVEGVQVILGNNLAGERVWQDVLPNLVVTPSVSISEMTDENFTCPSDVFPSCVITRSMSKIQSEVKSRPKRMGSETLDIPSILSVSRGDLIKEQKADVTLTELFDRVVPYVTIVNLPSGYYLEEDVLVRKWVPHGEFVIGDPVLQIVVPQSLRQLVLQTAHDASGHLGVKKTYKLLLKRFYWPKLKRDISKYIKSCQTCQLTGKPNQSIKPAPLYPIPAISQPFEHLIVDCVGPLPRSKMGN
- the LOC131539433 gene encoding zinc finger protein 862-like — its product is MCSVCIAFITHNCKLLFFVCSFNSFISIIYDMEREKLMETLKKYFSIMIDGATDAGTIENELIYVRFLGEEGPVNVFLSIQDVKQGTAAGILHAIYTAFEEADISDWRHKLVGFGSDGAAVNVGCRNGVSAQLLKDIPHLIAIHCVAHRLELGVLKAIKEDCNMAKLQSTLRQIYEQYHYSPKALRELRLIAEALEEKVLKPSNLHGARWLPYVHRATKILCDSYHIFVAHFEDLLSVERKPKSTINSCGTGKASNKLFA